In the genome of Notamacropus eugenii isolate mMacEug1 chromosome 5, mMacEug1.pri_v2, whole genome shotgun sequence, one region contains:
- the UTS2 gene encoding urotensin-2 codes for MYKLIFCSLFFAGFLSPFLSLPIMDSSEMVYRLSADDEDTKLSLEDLERASLLQMLPEIFGTERDKESRKMDLSADIFDPRENVKKVFYGKDPKISLLSHLLDRTRKQFKKRGTPSECFWKYCV; via the exons ATGTACAAGCTAATATTCTGCTCCTTATTTTTTGCTGGCTTCTTAAGCCCCTTCTTGTCTCTTCCCATCATGGATTCCAGTGAAATGGTGTATCGGCTGTCAG cAGATGATGAGGATACAAAACTATCCTTGGAAGACCTGGAAAGAGCTTCCCTCTTGCAAATGCTGCCAGAGATTTTTGGcacagaaagagataaagagtCCAGGAAAAtgg ATCTCAGTGCTGACATTTTTGATCcaagagaaaatgtgaaaaag gtTTTCTATGGAAAAGATCCCAAAATCTCACTCCTGAGTCATCTTCTGGACAGAACcaggaaacaattcaagaaacGTGGGACCCCTTCTGAATGTTTCTGGAAGTACTGCGTGTAA